A genome region from Pleurocapsa minor HA4230-MV1 includes the following:
- a CDS encoding Spx/MgsR family RNA polymerase-binding regulatory protein — protein sequence MTIKVYGIPNCGTCKKAIAWLQENNLEYEFINTKDHPPDRKMITSWVKALGSKAMRNTSGKSYRALGESRNTFSDREWIDLFAQDAMLLKRPLFTKDNQAVLVGFKASPAELKEKLS from the coding sequence ATGACTATTAAAGTTTACGGTATTCCTAATTGTGGGACTTGTAAAAAAGCGATCGCCTGGCTACAGGAAAATAATCTGGAATATGAATTTATTAATACTAAAGATCATCCTCCCGATCGAAAAATGATTACTAGTTGGGTCAAAGCATTAGGTAGTAAAGCAATGCGCAATACTTCAGGGAAATCTTATCGCGCTTTAGGCGAATCACGAAACACCTTTAGCGATCGAGAGTGGATCGATCTTTTTGCTCAAGATGCTATGTTGCTTAAACGACCTTTGTTTACTAAAGATAATCAGGCGGTATTAGTTGGGTTTAAAGCCTCGCCAGCAGAATTAAAAGAGAAATTAAGCTGA
- a CDS encoding NAD(P)H-quinone oxidoreductase subunit N, whose translation MDFSSTVASQLHAATIVPEGIVTVTLIAVLIGDLIFGRSSSRWLPYLAIFGLFNTLVALFFQWSNPNAIAFLGSFNGDNLSIVFRGIVALSALVTIPMSIRYIQQSGTSLAEFIAIMLTATLGGMFLCGANELTMVFISLEMLSISSYLMTGYMKRDPRSNEAALKYLLIGASSSAIFLYGMSLLYGLSGGETNLNSISAKVTAVNGVESLGLAISLVFIIAGIAFKISAVPFHQWTPDVYEGSPTPVVAFLSVGSKAAGFALAIRLLTTAFGSLTEQWHFIFTALAILSMVLGNVVALAQTSIKRMLAYSSIAQAGFVMIGLIAGTDNGYSSMIFYLFIYLFMNLGAFSCIILFSLRTGTDQISEYAGLYQKDPLLTLCLSICLLSLGGIPPMAGFFGKIYLFWAGWQAGLYGLVLLGLITSVISIYYYIRVVKMMVVKEPQEMSESVKNYPKINWKLPGMRPLQVGIVASAIITSLAGILSNPLFTLSASSVASTPILHSTVITQEIPKTTIQVSTIDDLIN comes from the coding sequence ATGGATTTTTCTAGCACTGTAGCCTCTCAGCTTCATGCAGCGACAATTGTACCCGAAGGTATTGTGACCGTGACGCTCATAGCTGTTCTCATTGGCGATTTAATCTTTGGGCGTAGCTCCTCCCGCTGGTTGCCCTATCTAGCTATCTTCGGATTATTCAATACCCTTGTAGCTCTCTTTTTTCAATGGAGTAATCCCAATGCGATCGCTTTTTTGGGATCGTTTAATGGAGATAATCTTAGCATTGTCTTTCGGGGCATAGTTGCCCTCTCGGCACTGGTTACAATTCCCATGTCTATTCGCTATATTCAGCAATCGGGAACATCTTTGGCAGAATTTATTGCCATTATGCTCACCGCTACTCTAGGAGGTATGTTCCTCTGTGGAGCGAATGAGTTAACGATGGTGTTTATCTCTCTAGAAATGTTGAGTATTTCTTCCTACTTGATGACGGGCTACATGAAGCGCGATCCCCGTTCTAATGAAGCTGCCCTCAAGTACCTACTAATTGGAGCTTCTAGCTCGGCAATCTTCCTGTATGGCATGTCTTTACTTTATGGTTTGTCGGGAGGAGAAACAAATCTTAACAGTATCTCCGCTAAGGTCACGGCTGTTAATGGTGTAGAGTCTCTTGGTTTAGCTATCTCTTTGGTATTTATCATTGCGGGTATTGCCTTTAAGATCTCGGCTGTTCCTTTCCACCAGTGGACACCAGATGTTTACGAAGGTTCTCCCACTCCTGTAGTTGCTTTCCTCTCTGTTGGCTCAAAAGCTGCGGGTTTTGCCCTGGCAATCCGTCTCTTGACCACTGCCTTTGGTTCACTTACCGAACAGTGGCACTTTATTTTTACCGCCCTAGCAATTCTCAGTATGGTATTGGGTAACGTAGTAGCCCTCGCCCAAACCAGTATTAAGCGGATGTTGGCTTATTCTTCCATCGCCCAAGCTGGGTTTGTGATGATTGGTTTAATTGCAGGGACAGATAATGGCTATTCCAGCATGATCTTCTATCTGTTTATTTACTTATTTATGAACTTAGGAGCGTTTAGCTGTATTATTCTCTTCTCTCTACGTACGGGAACAGATCAAATTAGTGAATACGCGGGCTTATATCAAAAAGATCCCTTGCTTACCCTGTGTTTAAGTATTTGTTTGCTTTCTCTCGGTGGTATTCCTCCCATGGCTGGCTTCTTCGGCAAAATTTACCTATTTTGGGCAGGTTGGCAAGCTGGACTATATGGACTCGTATTACTTGGCTTAATCACCAGTGTCATCTCAATTTACTACTACATTCGAGTGGTCAAAATGATGGTAGTCAAAGAACCCCAAGAAATGTCTGAATCCGTCAAAAACTACCCCAAAATCAACTGGAAGCTTCCAGGAATGCGTCCTCTACAGGTAGGAATTGTCGCTTCAGCAATTATTACTTCTCTGGCTGGAATTTTATCCAATCCCCTGTTTACTTTAAGTGCTAGTTCAGTTGCCAGTACGCCGATTCTACACTCGACTGTCATCACTCAGGAAATACCCAAAACTACAATTCAAGTTTCCACAATCGACGATTTAATCAATTAA
- the bcp gene encoding thioredoxin-dependent thiol peroxidase — protein sequence MTDMPQVGQTASDFSAKDQHDLVVSLADYSGRWLVLYFYPKDNTPGCTTEAKDFTAYAQAFQELGADILGVSPDSPQSHCKFIDKQDLSLKLLSDPQHVVIEAYGAWRLKKFMGKEYMGVVRSTFLISPDRKIVQVWDKVRVKAHAEKVLQELKTQVS from the coding sequence ATGACAGATATGCCTCAAGTTGGACAGACAGCCTCAGATTTCTCCGCCAAAGATCAACATGACTTAGTTGTTAGCCTGGCAGATTATTCAGGACGGTGGTTAGTGCTATATTTTTATCCCAAGGACAATACTCCTGGTTGCACTACCGAAGCGAAGGATTTTACCGCCTATGCCCAAGCTTTCCAGGAACTAGGGGCGGATATTCTCGGTGTGAGTCCAGATTCCCCCCAGTCTCACTGTAAGTTTATTGATAAGCAAGATTTATCTTTAAAGCTATTAAGCGATCCTCAGCATGTCGTGATTGAGGCTTATGGTGCATGGCGCTTAAAGAAATTCATGGGCAAAGAATATATGGGAGTCGTGCGTTCTACTTTTTTAATTTCCCCCGATCGCAAAATTGTTCAAGTTTGGGACAAAGTTCGAGTCAAAGCTCATGCTGAGAAGGTTTTGCAGGAATTAAAGACTCAGGTGAGTTAG
- the hxpB gene encoding hexitol phosphatase HxpB yields the protein MIEAVIFDLDGLLIDSEPLWQEAEILVFKQVNLLLTSELCRQTQGLRIDEVVDYWYRQYPWTNLSKLEVEKLIVSKVIELIHLKGQPLPGVHQAIAFVKNQNVKIALASSSALKIIQAALQKLNLTEVFAEIYSAEFEVLGKPHPGVYLTTAQKLNVPPQSCLALEDSLNGVLAAKAADMKCIAIPEAIQQKNPQLAIADLILKSLEELNQPVWNSLN from the coding sequence ATGATTGAAGCCGTAATTTTTGATCTCGATGGCTTATTAATCGATTCTGAACCTCTGTGGCAAGAAGCAGAGATCCTGGTATTTAAACAAGTAAATTTGCTGCTGACTAGTGAACTATGTCGGCAAACTCAAGGTTTAAGAATAGATGAAGTAGTAGACTATTGGTATCGTCAATATCCTTGGACTAATTTAAGCAAGCTGGAAGTTGAAAAGCTAATTGTGAGCAAAGTAATCGAATTAATTCACCTCAAGGGTCAACCCCTTCCAGGAGTCCATCAGGCAATCGCTTTCGTCAAAAACCAGAATGTCAAAATTGCTTTAGCTTCTTCTTCAGCATTAAAAATTATTCAAGCTGCTTTACAAAAGCTCAATTTAACCGAAGTGTTTGCCGAGATCTATTCAGCAGAATTTGAAGTTTTAGGCAAACCTCACCCAGGAGTCTACTTAACTACTGCCCAGAAATTGAATGTTCCTCCTCAATCTTGTCTGGCTTTAGAAGACTCGTTAAACGGCGTATTAGCTGCCAAAGCTGCCGACATGAAGTGTATCGCTATTCCCGAAGCAATACAGCAGAAGAATCCCCAGTTGGCGATCGCCGATCTAATCTTAAAATCTTTAGAAGAATTAAATCAGCCAGTCTGGAATAGTCTCAATTAA
- a CDS encoding HEAT repeat domain-containing protein produces the protein MTYIKPETAANQSLVKVILEQALKAAQTQNWLEVSNQLQQLPQSKSANHKQLVLNPEDWQTVFNIALEMLIKADFQHKWSITKLFPLLGHKIITPLNTLALDETVEAEVRWFICQILGNFPEQSVVLTLVQLLQQSNDNELITIAGKTLIQIGDRAIDALVDLLSEPKYCFLATNALSYIRSASTISPLLTITTHEKAELRAIAINALGSFHDRRIPPVLITALQDRASTVRKEAAIALGFRPDLCQSMDLVKHLQPLLYDLNLEVCSQAAISLGRMQQPNATTALFEVLQVDTTPVALKLDLVKALGWSKLSSGITYLEQALTNSSELIIQEIIIILGRNGTLELKHQSAQVLIAFWQRQQSLSASIRQALATSLGELGDRSAIPVLEQLATDSDRKVQLHALSALKKLAQ, from the coding sequence GTGACTTATATTAAACCAGAAACAGCAGCGAATCAATCTTTGGTTAAAGTAATATTGGAACAGGCACTCAAGGCAGCACAAACACAAAATTGGTTAGAGGTAAGCAATCAGCTTCAACAACTACCACAAAGTAAATCTGCCAATCATAAGCAGTTAGTTTTAAACCCAGAGGATTGGCAGACGGTCTTTAATATTGCCTTAGAAATGTTAATTAAAGCCGATTTTCAGCATAAATGGTCAATTACTAAACTTTTTCCCCTCTTGGGTCACAAAATAATTACACCCCTCAATACTTTAGCTTTAGATGAAACAGTAGAAGCAGAAGTACGTTGGTTTATCTGTCAAATTCTCGGCAATTTTCCCGAACAGTCAGTTGTCTTAACTTTAGTGCAGCTACTACAGCAATCTAACGACAATGAATTAATTACTATCGCTGGCAAAACTTTAATTCAAATTGGCGATCGCGCTATTGATGCTTTAGTAGATTTATTATCAGAGCCAAAATATTGTTTTTTGGCAACTAATGCTTTATCTTACATTCGTTCTGCCTCGACTATTTCGCCACTGTTAACCATCACCACTCACGAGAAGGCAGAATTACGCGCCATTGCTATTAATGCTTTAGGTAGCTTCCACGATCGCCGTATCCCGCCTGTATTGATTACCGCCTTGCAAGATCGAGCCAGTACAGTTAGAAAAGAAGCGGCGATCGCTCTAGGTTTTCGTCCCGATCTCTGTCAATCAATGGACTTGGTTAAACACCTACAACCTCTACTCTACGATTTAAACCTCGAAGTTTGTAGCCAAGCAGCAATTTCTTTAGGCAGAATGCAGCAACCAAACGCTACTACTGCTCTGTTTGAAGTATTGCAAGTCGATACTACGCCTGTAGCCCTCAAATTAGATTTAGTCAAAGCTTTAGGCTGGAGCAAACTTAGTTCAGGAATCACTTATCTAGAACAGGCTCTAACCAACTCCAGTGAACTAATTATCCAGGAGATTATTATCATTTTGGGGCGAAATGGTACGTTAGAACTAAAGCATCAGTCAGCTCAGGTATTAATCGCTTTTTGGCAACGGCAACAATCATTGTCAGCCTCCATTAGACAAGCCTTAGCCACTTCTTTGGGTGAATTAGGCGATCGCTCTGCTATCCCAGTCTTAGAACAACTTGCCACAGATAGCGATCGCAAAGTCCAACTTCATGCTCTTTCTGCTTTGAAAAAATTAGCACAGTGA
- the proB gene encoding glutamate 5-kinase — protein MSNFQTIVVKIGTSSLTQPTGQIAIATIASLVETLSYLRSQGHRVVLVSSGAVGIGCARLNLAERPRKMALKQAVAAVGQGRLMRIYDDLFSNLQQAIAQVLLTRRELVERNTYVNVSNTFRELLDLGVIPIVNENDTVAVDELKFGDNDTLSALVASLVKADWLFLLTDVDRMYSADPKTFPHAQPIKLVSSDELNQLQVDAGSSGSQWGTGGMATKLAAARIATSTGVRTVITQGKEPQNILEILQGKDLGTQFEPQPQTDNARKRWISYGLIPMGKLYLDSGAVKAIISKGKSLLPAGIVAVEGEFSATDAVLLCNQEGIELGRGLVNYNNSEIEQIKGHHSTKIAAILGYDSVDTVVHRNNLVMKENI, from the coding sequence ATGAGCAACTTTCAAACCATCGTCGTTAAAATTGGCACTTCTAGTCTGACGCAACCGACAGGGCAAATTGCGATCGCCACTATTGCTTCTTTGGTCGAAACTTTAAGTTATTTACGCTCTCAGGGACACAGAGTTGTCTTAGTTTCCTCTGGTGCTGTGGGTATTGGCTGTGCCAGACTAAATTTAGCGGAAAGACCGCGAAAAATGGCTTTAAAACAGGCTGTAGCAGCAGTTGGACAGGGACGTTTAATGCGCATCTACGACGATCTGTTTAGTAATTTACAACAGGCGATCGCTCAGGTGTTATTAACCAGGCGGGAATTAGTTGAACGCAACACCTATGTCAATGTCTCCAATACTTTTCGAGAACTACTAGACTTAGGGGTAATTCCCATCGTCAACGAAAACGATACCGTGGCAGTAGACGAACTAAAATTTGGTGATAACGATACCCTTTCGGCTTTAGTTGCGAGCTTAGTTAAAGCAGACTGGTTATTTCTCTTAACTGATGTAGATCGCATGTATTCGGCCGATCCCAAAACTTTTCCCCATGCTCAACCAATTAAACTAGTAAGTAGTGACGAGCTTAATCAACTTCAGGTTGATGCAGGATCTAGTGGTTCACAGTGGGGTACTGGCGGTATGGCAACTAAACTTGCCGCAGCACGTATTGCTACAAGCACGGGAGTTAGAACCGTGATTACTCAGGGGAAAGAGCCACAAAATATTTTAGAGATCTTGCAAGGCAAAGATTTAGGAACTCAGTTTGAACCCCAACCCCAGACTGATAATGCACGCAAACGCTGGATTAGCTACGGTTTGATTCCGATGGGTAAGCTCTATTTAGATAGTGGTGCAGTCAAAGCTATCATCAGTAAAGGAAAATCCTTGCTTCCTGCGGGAATCGTGGCGGTTGAAGGAGAATTTTCAGCCACCGATGCGGTGCTGCTGTGTAACCAAGAAGGTATTGAATTAGGTCGAGGTTTGGTTAACTATAACAATAGTGAAATTGAACAAATCAAAGGACATCATTCAACCAAGATTGCAGCAATCTTAGGTTACGACAGCGTAGATACAGTAGTGCATCGTAATAATTTGGTGATGAAAGAGAATATTTAA
- a CDS encoding TldD/PmbA family protein, which translates to MSDLFAEHKNRLTELISKYRDRVDFLTIRLEQAAETNIFLRQSKIETLSESIALGGQVRACYRGGWGFSAFDDLSSLVERIEEAIAAAKIVGDSETILATVEPIQTICHVPLKGSDPRNISLADKKALCDRYDQILRGYHDCLTTTTVSYGDSSQRIILATSEGSLIEQSWSDMEMRFSATARKDDAIQTGRETTGSRQAYEDLTNLDRQVIGAAQRAVDALSLPKIKGDIYTVVIDPILTGLFVHEAFGHLSEADMAYENPDLLEVMSMGKRFGSPELQIFDGAAPIASEDNYVHRGSYFYDDEGTPATTTQLIKDGVLVGRLHSRETAGKLEEAPTGNARCLDYHHSPIVRMTNTWIARGKTPVKDLIKDVSEGVYARNWLGGMTNGEMFTFSAGEAWMIWQGELAEPVKDVTLSGNVFKTLANIEAIGDDFYWDESGGCGKGGQSGLAVGCGGPSLRIKDVTIGGNAE; encoded by the coding sequence ATGAGCGATCTATTTGCCGAACATAAAAATAGACTGACTGAACTAATCTCTAAATATCGCGATCGCGTTGACTTTCTGACCATTCGTCTAGAACAAGCAGCAGAAACCAATATTTTCTTGCGTCAGAGTAAGATTGAAACTCTCAGTGAGAGCATCGCTTTGGGTGGACAGGTGAGAGCTTGTTACCGTGGAGGCTGGGGATTTTCGGCGTTTGACGACTTGAGCAGTTTGGTTGAGAGAATTGAAGAAGCGATCGCTGCTGCTAAAATAGTTGGCGATTCAGAAACAATCCTTGCAACCGTTGAGCCAATTCAAACGATTTGCCATGTCCCCTTGAAGGGAAGCGATCCCAGGAATATCTCTTTAGCCGATAAAAAAGCCTTGTGCGATCGCTATGATCAGATTCTGCGTGGTTATCATGACTGTCTGACCACTACTACCGTTAGCTATGGCGATAGCTCTCAAAGGATAATTCTGGCAACTTCTGAAGGTAGTTTAATTGAACAATCCTGGTCAGATATGGAAATGCGCTTTTCGGCAACAGCGAGAAAAGATGATGCGATTCAAACAGGAAGGGAAACTACAGGCTCTCGTCAGGCTTATGAAGATTTGACGAATTTAGATCGACAGGTAATTGGCGCTGCACAAAGAGCGGTTGATGCTCTATCTTTACCCAAAATTAAGGGTGATATCTACACCGTCGTGATCGATCCAATTTTAACTGGATTATTTGTCCACGAAGCTTTTGGACATCTATCGGAAGCAGATATGGCTTATGAAAACCCCGACTTATTAGAAGTGATGAGTATGGGTAAGCGTTTTGGCTCACCAGAGCTACAGATTTTTGATGGTGCTGCCCCAATTGCCTCAGAAGATAATTATGTTCATCGCGGTAGCTACTTCTATGATGACGAGGGGACTCCCGCCACTACTACCCAGTTAATTAAAGATGGTGTTTTGGTTGGTAGACTCCATTCGCGAGAAACAGCGGGCAAGTTAGAAGAAGCCCCGACAGGTAATGCTCGCTGTTTAGATTATCATCATTCTCCCATTGTGCGCATGACTAATACCTGGATTGCCAGAGGAAAAACTCCTGTAAAAGATTTAATCAAAGATGTTAGTGAGGGTGTATATGCTCGTAACTGGCTAGGAGGAATGACTAACGGCGAAATGTTTACCTTTAGCGCTGGGGAAGCTTGGATGATTTGGCAAGGTGAATTAGCCGAACCCGTTAAGGATGTAACTCTTTCAGGCAATGTATTTAAAACCCTGGCAAATATTGAAGCGATCGGCGATGATTTTTATTGGGATGAGTCAGGCGGTTGTGGTAAAGGAGGGCAGTCAGGACTAGCCGTTGGTTGCGGAGGGCCTAGTCTCAGAATCAAAGATGTGACTATTGGCGGCAATGCTGAGTAA